A segment of the Sanyastnella coralliicola genome:
AGAGTTGTTCGGTTTCATCTACTGTCACTGCTTCTCCTTGAGAAAGAAACTTGATTGGAATCTCCTTGTTAGCCTCAAATACACGTATGATTTCTTTCGATTCGGTATTGAATTGGACAAGCCCTTTACGGGTGCTGAAATAGATGGTGTTTGCCTCACTGGCTTCGTGTATATGAAGTACCTGCAAATCTGGAAATTTCGACTTGTGTTGTTTAAAGGAATCGGGGTTTGGAACGGTGAAATCTCCCTTTTTCAAGTCGAAGAGATTCACAGAATACAAACCCCCGCCATTCGTGCCAATCCAAAGAATTGAATCTTCGATGTGGACGCTTGATAAAACACTCGATTCTGAGAATACTTCCGAACCTATAGTATAAAAGGAAGCACCTTTTTCTGGCGAAAGAACAGAAAGGCCATCCGCAGTCGCGCACCAGGCGAATCCTTGATCGTCCATTTCGATGTCATAGATCGTATTACTTCTTAATCCATGTCCTTTGTCTAGGGTAATGATGGAGTCACCTTCAAATACAAGAAGTCCGGCAGAAGTGGCAATGGCCAACGCATTTGGATAGGCGGGTAGTTCTACAACATCATAGGTGTTCAAAAAGCGATCTTCATCGGGGACTAAGGTTCGCAAGCTTCCGTCATAGATTAGAATCTCTGCATTTGTTCCCAGTATCAGGGATTGATCAAAAGGAGATTCGCCTATGTACGAGATGCCACGACCAATCGAAGGGTACGACGTAGGCTGCAATGCACCATTCTGATACGATTGAATGTCACCTATTTCATTTGAGACTAATACTTCTCCAGACCGCAGTTTAGTGACAGCCTTAGTGGTTTGATCAACGCCCTCTTGCGTATCAGGCTGTATCGACTGAAAGGCTTCATTTTCAAGTTTGATTAATCCTCTTGCGATGCTACCAAACCAAACATTGCCTTGTGGATCAACGGCAACACCGGTTTTCTTTCCTTCAGGAATGCCTTCTGTGCTCCCATATGCGGTTAAACTGCCATTGGTGTATTTCACTAGTTCACCTTCTAAGGTGGTTAACCAAATGTCATCTCCGTTACGGTTGTAGTAGCCTTTGAACTCTTGTGCAGCTGAGAAATACTTGGTTCCAATAATCCCGTCCGAGAGTCCAGTGATTTGACCGTTTGATACCAAGGCTAAGCCCTGATTAGTCACCACCAACATCCCGTTAGGAGTGGGGAACATCGATCGAATGGTTCCGGCAGGGATTCCATCATTTTCACCTAAATACCGCCATGAACCTTCTTTGTTGATGGAGATGTTTCCTGTCCATGATCCATACCAAAGGCTGCCTTCTTCATCTTGCGCTATCGCGGAAGTGGTATTTCCCTTTGGCTGGTTGTCTTCTTGATAGAACGAAATCTGGTCCCCTTCAATACAAAAGACACCCAGCTTGTTGGTCCCGAACCAAATACGTCCTTGGTCATCTGGGAAAATACTCAACACCTTCATACGTTCTCCAGGGAGCCCCGATTTATCGGAGTATTCGGTGATATGTTGACCGTCGTACTTGACAATGCCATGTCCTGCGGTACCAATCCAGAGGTTCCCTTCCTTGTCGTTCGCGAAGCAGTTAATGTTCTTATCCGTGAAACAAGGAAGATGGCTATACACCTTGAATCTCACACCGTCGAAACTGACCAGTTGACCTTTAAATCCTCCAATCCACAACAACCCGCGGTTATCAAAGTGAAGGCTGAGAACGATGTTAATCGGTAGGTTCTGATCTTGGCTTAATTGATGGAATGGAAACTGCGTATGATCATCAAATCGCATGCTCTCGCTCTCGATTACTTGAGAAGGAGAGATGTCATACTCAATTCCTTCTAGGGGAAACACCTCGGTCTGGGCAATGGTACCCATACAAAGTAAAAGTCCGAGAAAGAGATATGTGATCTTGTGTAGCACGAAGGGAAAGTTTCCTTCGCTAATCTACTAAGCTTCCAAGAAACTGGAGTTAATTCGAGGCAACGTCGTACTCAGGGAGTTGAACTGGAATAATTCCAAGTTCAATTTCACGCACGATTCGCTCAATCGGCCAATCTTCGCCATAAGGATCGTAGTCGTCTTTGAGGTTATGGCCGAAGATTCGCGCCACACTTTGCCACATAAATGCTGAGAAACTCCCTTTGAGCTCATCGATGAGTTCGAACGATGTGTCGCCTGTTTGGCGGTCAATGAGTTTGATGAGAATAATACCTTCAGAAACGGTCATCTTGCGAAGCTCTCCTTCAAACTGATCTTTGAGTTTCGATTCGCATTCTTTCAAATAGTGACGTTGATCTGATTTGTTGTCCATCGCCATCAAATCCGTTTCGTATTCCTTCATCAAGAGGCCGGCGGTGTAGGCGTAGGGGTAGACCTTCACAACCTTTTCTTCGAGACGATGCTTTTTGCGAATAGAGCGGCTTGATTCACCGTCTTTACTGCCTGCGATCACGGCCAAATCAAGGTTTACGACAGCCAAAGTGTCTCCATCAACCACCTCTTTTTCGCAAAGGTGACCAACAGCAGTAGAACGTTGCGCCTGCATAGAAACAGCGGTAACAAGCGATATGACCAGTAGTAAGATTCGCATACCTCGTTAACGAAAGATACGAAGCTTTGGTCTCAGAGTTCCGTTTTGAATTGCCAAATAATGGGAATCCGAAGCTAGAAATCAGCGATTAACGCTTGAGTTTCCAAAGACTTGGGCCTTC
Coding sequences within it:
- a CDS encoding adenylate/guanylate cyclase domain-containing protein, giving the protein MLHKITYLFLGLLLCMGTIAQTEVFPLEGIEYDISPSQVIESESMRFDDHTQFPFHQLSQDQNLPINIVLSLHFDNRGLLWIGGFKGQLVSFDGVRFKVYSHLPCFTDKNINCFANDKEGNLWIGTAGHGIVKYDGQHITEYSDKSGLPGERMKVLSIFPDDQGRIWFGTNKLGVFCIEGDQISFYQEDNQPKGNTTSAIAQDEEGSLWYGSWTGNISINKEGSWRYLGENDGIPAGTIRSMFPTPNGMLVVTNQGLALVSNGQITGLSDGIIGTKYFSAAQEFKGYYNRNGDDIWLTTLEGELVKYTNGSLTAYGSTEGIPEGKKTGVAVDPQGNVWFGSIARGLIKLENEAFQSIQPDTQEGVDQTTKAVTKLRSGEVLVSNEIGDIQSYQNGALQPTSYPSIGRGISYIGESPFDQSLILGTNAEILIYDGSLRTLVPDEDRFLNTYDVVELPAYPNALAIATSAGLLVFEGDSIITLDKGHGLRSNTIYDIEMDDQGFAWCATADGLSVLSPEKGASFYTIGSEVFSESSVLSSVHIEDSILWIGTNGGGLYSVNLFDLKKGDFTVPNPDSFKQHKSKFPDLQVLHIHEASEANTIYFSTRKGLVQFNTESKEIIRVFEANKEIPIKFLSQGEAVTVDETEQLWLGDNTLFSFRTENAPERQFEPWAFVESVDLYGREINWRDTLIDERTQPRKAMSTLDADYIHFEAIQNNYDIPWNPFFGYDQNHLTFHFDGFDWVDEREVQFSYFLEGVDRDWSKPSKVRSTTYQSIPPGEYKFQVRAVGSDGHVGPTEDYWFTIDQPFWKTTWFLVACLILAAITIYLLVRWRTYRLRIENEELEEKVATRTMQVNHERKKAENLLLNILPKRTADELKENGKAQTQTYENVSVLFSDFAGFTSRTQTMDPNELVMILDSYFQAWDEGLGDLKIEKIKTIGDAYMCAAGLPAKSDTHAMRVCAFALYMLDKAQEINTERSKSGKEPWDLRIGINSGQVIAGVVGKKKFAYDIWGDTVNTASRMESESEAGRINITAHTYELIQEYFQCEYRGKIEVKGKGKLDMYWLIGFKEEFADADHSMRPNPGFLSLLHQEHRSVI
- a CDS encoding DUF4294 domain-containing protein, encoding MRILLLVISLVTAVSMQAQRSTAVGHLCEKEVVDGDTLAVVNLDLAVIAGSKDGESSRSIRKKHRLEEKVVKVYPYAYTAGLLMKEYETDLMAMDNKSDQRHYLKECESKLKDQFEGELRKMTVSEGIILIKLIDRQTGDTSFELIDELKGSFSAFMWQSVARIFGHNLKDDYDPYGEDWPIERIVREIELGIIPVQLPEYDVASN